In Raphanus sativus cultivar WK10039 chromosome 5, ASM80110v3, whole genome shotgun sequence, the following proteins share a genomic window:
- the LOC108857171 gene encoding trihelix transcription factor ENAP1 encodes MATPSPTPSPPSDSNPNHAATPPHQNPPPSNSTAIQTPPSPQTTVVALAASTSAVARKTQPVLWTEDETLLLIDSYKQKWYAVGRGPLRSNQWEEISVAVSGRSGVERSATQCRHKMEKLRKRFKAERQSMGPISIWPFYSQMDELDCNPAPISARPLTRLPPSNHYDEEDEDEEEDERRNKSRSINHIVRRPGTVNRFAGVGGGLLQWGQKERSKRKRTDEGGGGGERRMKGARAVAYEIRAFAEKTMVMEKKKMEFAKETLKLRKDMEIKRLKLIQTSQAQLLQFLNTSFASF; translated from the coding sequence ATGGCGACGCCTTCCCCGACACCTTCTCCTCCTTCCGACTCAAACCCTAATCACGCCGCTACTCCGCCGCATCAAAATCCACCACCCTCGAACTCCACGGCGATTCAAACCCCTCCGTCGCCGCAAACCACCGTGGTCGCCTTAGCCGCATCGACCTCCGCCGTCGCCAGAAAGACCCAACCGGTGCTATGGACCGAAGACGAGACTCTCCTCCTGATCGACTCCTACAAGCAGAAGTGGTACGCGGTTGGTAGAGGTCCTCTCAGATCAAACCAGTGGGAAGAGATCTCGGTCGCCGTCTCAGGTCGCTCCGGCGTCGAGCGCTCGGCGACGCAGTGTCGGCACAAGATGGAGAAGTTGCGGAAAAGATTCAAAGCGGAGAGGCAGAGCATGGGACCTATCTCGATTTGGCCTTTCTATTCTCAGATGGATGAGTTGGATTGCAATCCAGCTCCCATCTCAGCTCGTCCCCTCACACGACTTCCTCCAAGTAATCACTAcgatgaagaagacgaagacgaagaagaagatgagagacgAAACAAATCGAGGAGTATCAATCACATAGTGAGAAGACCTGGGACGGTTAACAGATTCGCAGGGGTTGGTGGAGGATTGTTGCAGTGGGGACAAAAGGAGAGATCGAAGAGGAAGAGGACAGatgaaggaggaggaggtggtgagAGGAGGATGAAGGGAGCGAGAGCAGTAGCTTATGAGATCAGGGCATTCGCTGAGAAAACAAtggtgatggagaagaagaagatggagtttGCCAAGGAGACGTTGAAGCTGCGTAAAGATATGGAGATCAAACGGCTTAAATTGATTCAGACTTCTCAGGCTCAGCTTCTTCAGTTTCTCAACACTTCCTTTGCTTCTTTCTAA